In Astatotilapia calliptera chromosome 16, fAstCal1.2, whole genome shotgun sequence, one genomic interval encodes:
- the LOC113008192 gene encoding trace amine-associated receptor 13c-like produces METQDEAELCFPQLFNISCKKPKTSLSQVLLPYVVVFSVSLLTVALNLLVIVSVSHFRQLHTPTNILLLSLAVSDFLIGLLLMPAKILRDTACWFLGQLTCSLYSYICFVITSASVGIMVLISVDRYVAICDPLHYPTRITDRRVKLCVCLCWLCSVFYNILFIKDDLLQRERHTSCYGECVFVIDYIVGTTDIVLTFIAPVTVIVFLYMRVFVVAVSQARAMRSHVTAVTLQLSVTLTAKKSELKAARTLGVLVLVFLLCFCPYYIVSFFGNELFNSSSASIVIYLYYFNSCLNPLIYAMFYPWFRKAVKLVVTLQILQPGSSEVSIL; encoded by the exons ATGGAGACCCAGGACGAAGCAGAGCTCTGCTTTCCACAACTCTTCAACATCTCCTGCAAGAAGCCTAAAACATCACTGTCTCAAGTTTTGCTCCCTTACGTTGTGGTGTTTTCAGTCTCTCTGCTAACTGTGGCTCTCAACCTTCTCGTCATTGTCTCAGTCTCCCACTTCAG ACAGCTCCACACACCCActaacatcctcctcctctctctggctGTCTCAGACTTTCTCATTGGTCTGTTGTTGATGCCAGCAAAAATCCTACGAGACACAGCTTGTTGGTTTCTTGGTCAACTCACATGTTCTCTGTATAGTTATATATGCTTCGTCATTACCTCTGCCTCAGTGGGCATTATGGTGCTGATATCAGTCGACCGCTATGTGGCTATTTGTGACCCTCTGCATTACCCCACCAGAATCACTGACAGAAGAGTGAAACTCTGCGTCTGTCTGTGTTGGCTCTGCTCGGTTTTTTACAACATACTATTTATAAAGGACGACCTGCTTCAACGAGAACGACATACTTCCTGTTATGGAGAATGTGTATTTGTCATAGACTACATTGTAGGAACCACTGACattgttttaacttttattgcTCCAGTTACTGTCATCGTATTTCTGTATATGAGAGTATTTGTGGTGGCTGTGTCTCAGGCCCGTGCCATGCGCTCTCATGTTACAGCTGTCACACTGCAGCTCTCAGTGACTCTAACAGCAAAGAAATCAGAGTTAAAAGCAGCCAGGACTCTGGGTGTTCTTGTTCTTGTGTTTCTATTATGTTTCTGCCCATATtacattgtttcattttttggaAACGAGTTGTTCAACAGCTCATCTGCATCCATTGTGATCTATCTGTATTATTTTAACTCCTGTCTAAATCCTTTGATTTATGCTATGTTCTACCCCTGGTTTAGAAAAGCTGTGAAATTAGTTGTCACTCTACAGATACTTCAGCCAGGCTCCAGTGAGGTCAGCATACTGTAG
- the LOC113008186 gene encoding trace amine-associated receptor 13c-like gives MGTQEKSELCFPQLFNMSCKKPAIARSKAVFLHIVLSSVSFLTVALNLLVIISVSHFRQLHTPTNILLLSLAVSDFLVGLLLSPAEILRSTACWFLGQPTCLMYIFVSLTVTSASVGIMVLISADRYVAICDPLNYPIRITDRRVQLCVCLCWLCSITFSCFLVRDDLHQRRKQNSCYGKCVVVVQYIAGVVDLILTFIVPVTVIIVLYMRVFVVAVSQARSMRSHATAVRNHLPMTLTKKSELKAARTLGVLVLVFLMCFCPYYCVSLVGEEFINSSSASFVAYLFGLNSCLNPLIYAMFYPWFRKAVKLVVTLQILQPGSSEVSIL, from the exons ATGGGCACACAGGAAAAATCTGAGCTCTGCTTTCCACAACTCTTCAACATGTCCTGCAAAAAGCCTGCCATTGCTCGGTCCAAAGCTGTTTTCCTTCATATTGTATTGTCCTCAGTTTCTTTTCTGACAGTGGCTCTCAACTTGCTTGTCATCATCTCAGTCTCCCACTTCAG GCAGCTTCACACACCCACTAACATCCTGCTCCTCTCTCTGGCTGTCTCAGACTTTCTTGTTGGCCTCCTATTGTCACCTGCAGAAATCCTCCGAAGTACAGCCTGTTGGTTTCTTGGTCAGCCCACATGTTTAATGTATATTTTTGTGTCCTTGACTGTTACCTCTGCCTCAGTGGGCATTATGGTGCTGATATCAGCTGACCGCTATGTGGCTATTTGTGACCCTTTGAATTACCCCATCAGGATCACTGACAGAAGAGTTCAActctgtgtttgtctctgttGGCTCTGCTCCATCACCTTCAGCTGTTTCCTTGTAAGAGATGACCTGcatcaaagaagaaaacaaaattccTGCTATGGAAAATGTGTCGTTGTTGTTCAATACATTGCAGGAGTTGTTGACCTCATTTTAACCTTCATTGTACCAGTTACTGTCATCATAGTTCTGTATATGAGAGTATTTGTGGTGGCTGTGTCTCAGGCCCGCTCTATGCGCTCTCATGCTACAGCTGTCAGAAATCACCTTCCAATGACGCTAACAAAAAAGTCTGAACTAAAAGCAGCCAGGACTCTGGGTGTTCTTGTTCTTGTGTTTCTAATGTGTTTCTGCCCTTATTACTGTGTTTCTCTTGTAGGAGAAGAATTCATCAATAGTTCATCTGCTTCTTTTGTGGCCTATCTGTTTGGTTTAAACTCATGTCTAAACCCTTTGATCTATGCTATGTTCTACCCCTGGTTTAGAAAAGCTGTGAAACTAGTTGTCACTCTACAGATACTGCAGCCTGGCTCCAGTGAGGTAAGTATTTTGTAA